Proteins encoded by one window of Bacteroidota bacterium:
- a CDS encoding DUF255 domain-containing protein — protein sequence MKGVKIISFFLAGVLLFSSFVFFSIGEGETEAIKWHSFQEAVELSKTTKKKIFIDVYTDWCGWCKVMDKNTFTNPVIAKYMNEHFYAVKLNAEMKDTVVFNGTTFINPNPKIPRSTHQLAASLLNNKLSYPTTVYLDENFSLLTQVPGYLQPTQMEPILKYFGDNAYPNTKWEDYSKSFKGEITAPPPPVTPPSH from the coding sequence ATGAAAGGTGTAAAAATCATATCCTTTTTTCTTGCAGGAGTATTGCTCTTCAGCAGTTTTGTTTTCTTTTCTATTGGAGAAGGTGAAACGGAAGCAATAAAATGGCATTCTTTCCAGGAAGCAGTGGAACTAAGCAAAACAACTAAGAAAAAAATTTTCATTGATGTGTACACCGATTGGTGCGGATGGTGCAAGGTGATGGATAAAAACACTTTCACGAATCCTGTTATCGCGAAATACATGAATGAGCATTTTTATGCGGTAAAACTCAATGCTGAAATGAAAGATACTGTTGTATTTAACGGGACTACTTTTATAAATCCTAATCCTAAAATTCCCCGCTCTACTCACCAACTGGCGGCATCCCTTCTGAATAACAAACTTTCTTATCCAACCACCGTTTACTTAGATGAAAACTTTAGTTTGCTCACACAAGTTCCAGGGTATTTACAGCCCACACAAATGGAACCCATCCTGAAATATTTTGGCGATAATGCTTATCCGAATACCAAGTGGGAAGATTACAGCAAATCATTCAAAGGAGAAATCACTGCCCCACCGCCACCCGTAACACCTCCATCTCACTGA
- a CDS encoding tetratricopeptide repeat protein, producing the protein MNILSELANQLQKHNNHEASFEYIRMGIELGEKLKHNRELALLYKCRGDYNVAMNSTAFALQDYNKAMDIETAAGRKDKMAMCYDKIARLYQNTGQYEKAVSNYQDELKLYTTVGDTSKTMDVLLSLWDVHYKKIKDAPAAARYLGEVHTLIGNSSNPVLLSSLDNKLGKFYSIEGDFEKAAEYLNKALPLHSANKDYMGMVSDYYEIARLYEKTGNHQKAFEYYIQVLKIQEARGTKLEQALALNNAGWGYQLISDYPKALEFQLKSYKIFLDAGEQVFIAYPLGNLGIIYNQLGAFNTAIEYSEKAMALFLKNKDFVGVAESYNNIGSAYLNLEKTDSAMANLQKGLQVAKDENVLREIKNSYSGLASACEQKKDYRNAYNYFRLYARQVDIIMNQDNAESVRRMQFSIENEKNQKTIELLSMNAQIKEAELRIQRVLTYAAVTGLLLMLTVVFFVLRARKQKHKADEQMAKLNAELFTHKEKTAGMG; encoded by the coding sequence GTGAACATCCTTTCGGAACTTGCCAATCAATTGCAAAAGCATAATAATCACGAAGCTTCCTTTGAATATATACGGATGGGAATTGAACTGGGTGAAAAACTGAAACATAACCGCGAACTCGCCTTGCTGTACAAATGCAGAGGCGATTATAATGTTGCCATGAACAGCACGGCTTTTGCCCTTCAGGACTATAACAAAGCGATGGATATTGAAACAGCCGCAGGAAGAAAAGATAAAATGGCAATGTGCTACGATAAAATTGCGAGACTATATCAAAACACAGGGCAATACGAAAAAGCAGTTTCAAATTATCAGGATGAATTAAAATTATATACCACCGTTGGTGATACTTCAAAAACAATGGATGTGTTGCTTTCTCTCTGGGATGTTCACTATAAAAAAATAAAAGACGCACCCGCTGCGGCACGTTATCTGGGGGAAGTACACACGCTTATCGGTAATTCATCCAATCCCGTTTTGCTTTCTTCCCTCGATAATAAACTCGGAAAATTCTATTCGATCGAAGGTGATTTTGAAAAAGCGGCAGAGTATTTAAACAAAGCATTGCCTTTGCACAGCGCCAATAAAGATTACATGGGAATGGTATCTGATTACTATGAAATAGCGCGCCTTTATGAAAAAACAGGAAACCATCAGAAGGCATTTGAATATTACATTCAGGTGTTGAAAATACAAGAAGCAAGAGGAACAAAACTTGAACAGGCGCTTGCCCTCAATAATGCCGGCTGGGGGTATCAGTTGATTAGCGATTATCCTAAAGCGCTTGAATTTCAACTCAAATCCTATAAAATATTTCTTGATGCCGGAGAGCAGGTGTTCATTGCTTATCCGCTTGGCAATCTCGGAATCATTTACAACCAACTGGGCGCCTTTAATACCGCCATAGAATATTCTGAGAAAGCAATGGCTCTCTTTCTGAAGAACAAGGATTTTGTAGGTGTGGCTGAATCCTATAACAACATTGGCAGCGCCTATTTGAACCTTGAAAAGACGGATAGCGCAATGGCAAATCTTCAAAAAGGATTGCAGGTTGCAAAAGATGAAAATGTTTTGCGTGAAATAAAAAATTCTTATTCGGGACTTGCCTCCGCCTGTGAGCAAAAGAAAGATTACCGGAATGCATACAATTATTTTCGCCTGTATGCCAGGCAGGTGGATATAATCATGAACCAGGACAATGCCGAGAGCGTGAGAAGGATGCAGTTCAGCATTGAGAATGAAAAAAACCAAAAGACCATTGAATTGCTCAGCATGAACGCTCAGATAAAAGAAGCCGAACTAAGAATACAGCGCGTGCTTACGTATGCTGCCGTCACCGGACTGCTGCTGATGCTCACCGTTGTGTTTTTTGTTTTACGGGCGAGAAAACAAAAACATAAAGCGGATGAACAAATGGCGAAGCTGAATGCTGAACTTTTTACTCATAAGGAAAAAACTGCCGGGATGGGGTAG
- a CDS encoding replication-associated recombination protein A, producing MSIPLAERLRPKTLDEFIGQKHLVGEGAILRKAIESGTIPSMILWGPPGVGKTTLARIIATQLKRPFYQLSAINSGVKDIREVIEKAQSDSFFGTNYPILFIDEIHRFSKAQQDSLLGAVERGTITLIGATTENPSFEVISALLSRCQVYVLKYLDKEDLLSLISYASKTDEFLKKKKIVLNENDALLRLSGGDVRKLYNALELFVNSVSEEVIEITDEKLLNVVQQKMALYDKTGEQHYDIISAFIKSIRGSDPNAGVYYLARMIEGGEDPLFIARRLVILASEDIGNANPMGLVLANNCFQAVNVIGMPESRIILSQTVVYLACSPKSNASYKAIGAAQEKVKQKGDLSVPLHIRNAPTKLMKELNYGKDYQYAHSFEGNFVDSEFLPEELKGTKLYEPGDNDIEKRFREFLKKNWKEKYGY from the coding sequence ATGAGCATTCCTTTAGCAGAACGACTTCGCCCTAAAACTCTTGACGAGTTCATCGGGCAAAAACATTTGGTAGGAGAAGGGGCAATCCTGAGAAAAGCGATTGAGTCTGGCACAATTCCTTCTATGATTTTGTGGGGACCTCCGGGAGTGGGGAAAACCACACTTGCGAGAATCATTGCCACACAACTCAAACGCCCATTTTATCAGTTAAGTGCAATTAATTCAGGTGTGAAAGATATTCGTGAAGTGATTGAGAAAGCGCAATCAGATTCTTTTTTCGGAACAAATTATCCTATACTTTTCATAGATGAAATTCACCGCTTCAGCAAAGCGCAGCAGGATTCATTGCTTGGCGCAGTGGAACGCGGAACAATCACATTGATTGGAGCGACAACAGAAAACCCTTCGTTTGAAGTTATCTCTGCTTTGCTTTCCCGCTGTCAGGTGTATGTGTTGAAATATCTCGATAAGGAAGACTTGCTTTCGCTTATAAGCTACGCTTCCAAAACGGATGAATTCCTGAAAAAGAAAAAAATCGTATTGAATGAAAACGATGCATTGCTTCGCTTGTCAGGCGGAGATGTTCGCAAACTTTACAACGCACTTGAACTTTTTGTGAATTCTGTTTCAGAAGAGGTCATTGAAATCACAGATGAAAAATTGTTGAATGTTGTTCAGCAGAAAATGGCTTTGTACGATAAAACAGGCGAGCAGCATTATGATATTATTTCCGCCTTCATAAAATCAATTCGTGGCAGCGACCCGAACGCTGGAGTTTATTACTTAGCAAGAATGATTGAAGGCGGAGAAGATCCGCTTTTTATTGCCAGGCGGCTTGTGATTCTCGCATCAGAAGATATTGGCAACGCAAACCCGATGGGATTAGTTCTCGCTAACAATTGTTTTCAGGCAGTGAATGTTATTGGAATGCCCGAGTCGAGAATTATTTTATCGCAGACAGTAGTTTATCTTGCCTGCTCGCCAAAGAGCAATGCCTCTTACAAAGCAATCGGTGCAGCTCAGGAAAAAGTAAAACAGAAGGGCGATTTATCTGTTCCGCTTCATATCCGAAACGCTCCAACAAAATTAATGAAGGAACTCAATTATGGAAAGGACTATCAATATGCTCATAGCTTTGAAGGAAATTTTGTTGATTCAGAATTTCTTCCGGAAGAATTAAAAGGAACCAAACTCTACGAGCCGGGAGATAATGATATTGAAAAAAGATTCAGAGAGTTTTTAAAAAAGAACTGGAAAGAAAAATACGGCTACTAG
- a CDS encoding T9SS type A sorting domain-containing protein — MKKITLLFYFLGAGIFISNAQIWIGPWSVAGVGMVLQQAHDTEKDTVPGSINPGPAGASQTWVFTTLVPSTVDTLTFTNPAWLPNGVNFPNSNLAIINSTDASELYLENIATGLFVDGVYADPFGQGAMAIQFNPREQLAGFNATYNSTFQNTSMIDTAIGVSYPGFDSARVKQVKYKDNKTDGWGSIQTPLGTYNCLRNREKVITIDTIWIHVPAPPPTWYVYSVTNDTVWHFSWWANGVGFPLLEFDSTHADTIQNIQWLKTLPVIGGVNETSQLGGVNAYPNPSSGKFILEGRGEACIYNCIGEKVYSTTSRNEKREIDLSAQPEGIYFVRMLNEKGASVKKIIINR, encoded by the coding sequence ATGAAAAAAATAACTTTACTCTTTTATTTTCTTGGTGCAGGAATTTTCATTTCTAATGCACAGATTTGGATTGGTCCCTGGAGTGTTGCTGGCGTAGGCATGGTGCTGCAGCAGGCGCATGACACCGAAAAAGACACAGTGCCCGGCTCTATTAATCCCGGTCCTGCGGGTGCAAGTCAAACATGGGTTTTTACTACGCTTGTTCCTAGTACTGTAGATACATTAACCTTTACCAATCCCGCCTGGCTTCCTAATGGCGTAAATTTTCCCAATTCAAATCTTGCGATAATTAATTCCACCGATGCCTCTGAATTGTATCTTGAAAACATAGCAACCGGACTTTTTGTTGATGGAGTGTATGCCGATCCTTTCGGTCAGGGAGCGATGGCAATACAATTTAATCCGAGAGAACAACTTGCCGGATTTAATGCTACCTATAATTCTACTTTTCAAAACACATCAATGATAGACACAGCAATTGGAGTTTCATATCCTGGCTTTGATTCAGCGCGTGTAAAACAAGTCAAGTATAAGGATAACAAAACAGACGGGTGGGGAAGCATACAAACGCCTTTAGGAACTTACAACTGTTTACGGAACAGGGAAAAGGTTATTACCATTGACACTATATGGATTCATGTTCCTGCTCCACCTCCCACATGGTATGTATACTCTGTTACGAATGATACCGTATGGCATTTTTCATGGTGGGCAAACGGAGTAGGATTTCCATTACTGGAATTTGATAGCACACATGCCGATACCATTCAAAACATTCAATGGCTGAAAACGCTTCCAGTAATAGGCGGGGTGAATGAAACCTCTCAGTTGGGAGGAGTAAATGCCTACCCGAATCCTTCTTCCGGAAAATTTATTCTTGAGGGCAGGGGAGAAGCGTGCATTTATAATTGCATTGGCGAAAAAGTTTATTCAACTACTTCACGGAATGAAAAAAGAGAAATTGATTTATCTGCCCAGCCGGAAGGAATTTATTTTGTTCGAATGTTAAATGAAAAAGGCGCATCTGTAAAGAAGATTATTATTAACAGGTAA
- a CDS encoding fibronectin type III domain-containing protein — protein MRTRWLVAMKLSRAAVPLRIAKARLFVEKMTGNLNFPSPNPALASITIAAQKLEDAYLETQTGKKEATPIMYQRRNELMLLLKKLSHYIEDIANDSQNPEAVITSAGMEFQKEKEKKARVFSVKNGNLKGAVKGITASAGIRTSYLWQYRVKETDAWISSGITINANHIYKNLKSGTTYEFRVKIITVQGEGDWSNELELVVL, from the coding sequence ATGCGAACGCGTTGGTTAGTTGCCATGAAATTATCGCGGGCTGCAGTGCCGCTGCGCATCGCTAAAGCCAGGCTTTTTGTTGAAAAGATGACAGGCAATCTGAATTTTCCGTCTCCGAATCCTGCGCTTGCATCCATCACAATTGCCGCCCAAAAACTGGAGGATGCATATTTAGAAACTCAAACCGGAAAAAAGGAAGCAACGCCAATCATGTATCAAAGGCGGAATGAACTTATGTTGCTGCTCAAAAAACTCTCACATTATATAGAAGATATTGCCAATGATTCTCAAAACCCTGAAGCGGTGATAACCAGTGCCGGAATGGAATTTCAAAAAGAAAAGGAAAAGAAAGCGCGTGTGTTTTCTGTGAAAAACGGAAATTTGAAAGGAGCTGTGAAAGGTATCACAGCATCGGCAGGCATAAGAACAAGTTACCTGTGGCAATACCGCGTTAAAGAAACTGATGCGTGGATTAGTTCAGGAATTACCATCAATGCGAACCATATCTATAAAAACCTCAAGAGCGGAACCACTTATGAATTCCGCGTAAAAATTATAACTGTTCAGGGGGAAGGTGATTGGAGCAATGAACTGGAATTGGTTGTGCTTTGA
- a CDS encoding peptide MFS transporter, with protein MQTQLTLDQIQDFKGKYPKQLWYLFLSEMWERFCFYGMRGMLVIFMVDKTVGLNMKDDTANLQYGATQAFVYAFTFIGGLFADKILGFRKSLFWGGILMIAGSCILAFNPHDYFFLGIGFTIIGTGFFKPNISTMVGSLYKTGDNRTDAGFSLFYAGINLGALLGGYACIVVAKNYSWNLAFGLAAIVMTISLITFVFTQRTLGPIGLSPFAKDENGKRKQWYEYAVYLGSLCIIPIIMKMVSQTEYTDWFMYIIGPCTLVYIFYEMRKFSRAENKKLIAALVFIIFSIFFWAFFEQSGGSLSLFAANHLHDTVLGIKLDPNGVNNSSNSFFVIIFASLLGLVWLWMSKRKIEPNTVVKFGLGFLFLAVGFYVFYYTRFFTDSDGRTSLDLFTFGWFIITFGELCLSPIGMSIMTKLSPLRLQGVMMGMWFLASAYGQYAAGILGAGMSTANENAPLTEKLIAYTDGYKQLAIYALIAGVVMILISPFVRKLMQEVK; from the coding sequence ATGCAAACACAATTAACCTTAGATCAAATTCAGGATTTCAAAGGGAAATATCCGAAGCAGCTTTGGTATTTATTTCTATCAGAGATGTGGGAACGCTTTTGTTTCTACGGTATGCGCGGCATGCTTGTTATTTTTATGGTAGACAAAACGGTTGGGTTAAACATGAAAGATGATACTGCCAACCTTCAATATGGAGCTACACAGGCATTTGTTTATGCGTTTACTTTTATTGGCGGATTGTTTGCAGATAAAATTCTTGGTTTTCGGAAATCTCTTTTCTGGGGTGGCATCTTAATGATTGCCGGCAGTTGTATCTTGGCATTTAATCCTCATGATTATTTCTTTTTGGGAATCGGATTTACAATAATCGGCACCGGATTCTTCAAGCCCAATATTTCCACTATGGTCGGATCGCTTTATAAAACAGGCGACAACAGAACAGATGCAGGGTTTTCTTTATTTTATGCCGGAATAAATCTAGGCGCGTTGTTAGGAGGATATGCCTGTATTGTGGTCGCCAAAAACTATTCATGGAATTTAGCATTTGGATTAGCCGCCATTGTAATGACAATCAGTTTGATCACTTTCGTTTTCACTCAGCGAACATTAGGACCCATTGGACTATCGCCATTTGCAAAAGATGAAAATGGCAAGCGCAAACAATGGTATGAGTATGCTGTTTATCTTGGTTCATTATGCATTATTCCAATTATAATGAAAATGGTTTCTCAAACGGAATACACAGATTGGTTCATGTATATCATCGGACCCTGCACGCTCGTATATATATTTTATGAAATGCGTAAGTTTTCAAGAGCAGAGAATAAAAAACTAATTGCCGCTTTAGTGTTTATTATTTTTTCAATATTCTTCTGGGCATTTTTCGAACAAAGCGGTGGCTCTCTGAGTTTATTTGCAGCCAATCATTTGCATGATACTGTTCTTGGAATTAAATTAGATCCCAACGGAGTTAACAATTCTTCAAATTCTTTTTTCGTAATTATTTTTGCTTCTTTACTCGGATTGGTTTGGCTGTGGATGAGCAAAAGAAAAATTGAACCTAATACGGTAGTTAAATTTGGTTTAGGGTTCTTGTTTTTAGCAGTTGGGTTTTATGTATTTTATTATACCAGATTTTTTACGGATTCAGACGGAAGAACCTCTTTGGATTTATTCACCTTTGGCTGGTTCATAATTACTTTCGGAGAATTATGTCTGTCTCCAATAGGAATGTCAATCATGACAAAACTGTCCCCGCTGCGTTTACAGGGAGTGATGATGGGAATGTGGTTCTTGGCAAGCGCTTACGGACAATACGCTGCCGGAATATTGGGCGCAGGCATGTCAACAGCAAATGAAAACGCCCCGCTAACAGAAAAATTAATTGCTTACACCGATGGTTATAAACAGCTTGCTATATACGCGCTCATTGCAGGTGTTGTGATGATACTCATTTCGCCCTTTGTCCGAAAACTTATGCAGGAAGTTAAATAA
- a CDS encoding competence/damage-inducible protein A, whose product MFAEIISIGDEILIGQITNTNAQWMAQQLNLIGISVTHLITVGDNREDMLKAFSDAQKRSGIILITGGLGPTSDDITKPVLCEFFNTKLIFKEEIFEEVKKMFSSRNIPMPESNRGQAEVPENCTPIKNKNGTAPGMWFENDLGLRNKDLGFKKSLIPNPESLIWISLPGVPYEMKAMMEEFVIPELKNRFQKEFIVHKTVHTQGIGESTLAEKIKEWEDSLASLNIKLAYLPSPGQVKLRLSSKGNDEKKLTETVNEKITSLRKIIPDIIFAIEDYGKEPETLEKTIGEILRKKKKTLAVAESCTGGYIGHLITSIAGSSDYFNGGIIAYANDIKVNVLKVNEKILEANGAVSKEVVEQMSSGVRIRLKADFGIATTGIAGPTGGSIEKPIGTVWISVSSAEKIISEKFLFGSNRERTIHRAGLSALNMLRTVLETN is encoded by the coding sequence ATGTTTGCAGAAATAATTTCCATAGGTGACGAAATTCTCATTGGGCAAATCACCAACACCAACGCCCAATGGATGGCTCAGCAGCTGAACCTGATCGGAATTTCTGTAACACATCTTATCACTGTTGGCGATAACCGCGAAGACATGCTGAAAGCATTTTCTGATGCACAAAAACGTTCAGGCATCATTCTCATCACAGGCGGGCTCGGTCCCACAAGCGATGACATAACCAAACCCGTTCTTTGTGAGTTCTTCAATACAAAACTTATTTTTAAAGAAGAAATTTTTGAAGAAGTGAAGAAAATGTTTTCATCCCGCAACATTCCAATGCCTGAATCAAACCGCGGGCAGGCGGAAGTTCCGGAAAACTGCACTCCAATAAAAAATAAAAATGGCACAGCACCGGGGATGTGGTTTGAGAATGATTTAGGATTAAGGAATAAGGATTTAGGATTTAAAAAATCCTTAATCCCAAATCCTGAATCCTTAATATGGATTTCTCTTCCCGGTGTTCCTTACGAAATGAAAGCGATGATGGAAGAATTTGTTATTCCTGAACTGAAAAATAGATTTCAGAAAGAATTTATCGTTCACAAAACAGTTCACACGCAGGGAATCGGAGAATCTACCTTGGCAGAAAAAATAAAAGAATGGGAAGATTCACTTGCTTCATTGAATATCAAACTCGCCTATCTTCCTTCGCCAGGACAAGTTAAACTTCGTTTATCATCCAAAGGCAATGATGAAAAAAAACTAACTGAAACAGTTAACGAAAAAATAACTTCTCTCAGAAAAATTATTCCTGATATCATTTTTGCCATAGAGGATTACGGAAAAGAACCTGAAACTCTTGAAAAGACAATCGGAGAAATTCTTCGCAAGAAAAAGAAAACACTTGCCGTTGCAGAAAGCTGCACAGGCGGATATATCGGGCATCTCATCACTTCCATTGCAGGAAGTTCTGATTATTTCAATGGAGGAATAATCGCTTACGCGAATGACATAAAAGTAAATGTACTGAAAGTGAATGAAAAAATTCTGGAAGCAAATGGAGCTGTCAGCAAAGAAGTAGTTGAGCAAATGTCAAGCGGAGTAAGGATACGGCTGAAAGCTGATTTCGGAATTGCTACTACAGGAATAGCAGGACCAACAGGAGGAAGTATAGAAAAACCAATAGGAACCGTTTGGATTTCGGTTTCATCAGCAGAAAAAATAATTTCTGAGAAATTTCTTTTTGGCAGCAATCGTGAACGAACTATCCACAGGGCCGGACTCTCCGCTTTAAATATGTTGAGAACAGTGTTGGAAACTAATTAA